Proteins from a single region of Pseudomonadota bacterium:
- a CDS encoding cytochrome b — protein sequence MALSNSADSYGALTKLFHWLIVVLFAWQYASGNIMLGMERGTLVAGLDQNAYFNWHKSIGLVALAIAIFRIINRSIGQLPDWAPTLGDGEKVFIHRAEQLLYLAMFVMPVSGYLYVMAGGFGVLLFGEWRLPNPIGEREWLEFAAKWVHIVSGYVLAAAVAGHVLLVLRHQFFMRDGLLWRMLPGRRG from the coding sequence TCTGCGGACAGTTACGGTGCCCTGACAAAGCTCTTTCACTGGCTGATCGTGGTACTGTTCGCGTGGCAATACGCCAGCGGCAACATCATGCTTGGTATGGAACGCGGTACGCTCGTCGCCGGATTGGACCAAAACGCCTACTTCAATTGGCACAAATCCATCGGCCTTGTCGCTCTGGCCATTGCTATCTTCCGGATCATCAACCGTTCGATTGGTCAGTTACCGGACTGGGCGCCAACATTGGGAGACGGCGAGAAGGTTTTTATCCACCGCGCGGAGCAGCTGCTTTATCTCGCCATGTTCGTGATGCCGGTCAGCGGCTATCTGTACGTCATGGCTGGCGGCTTTGGCGTCTTGCTGTTTGGCGAGTGGAGATTGCCGAACCCCATTGGCGAGCGTGAGTGGCTCGAGTTCGCCGCCAAATGGGTGCACATCGTCTCGGGATACGTCCTCGCCGCCGCCGTTGCGGGTCACGTGCTTCTTGTGCTGCGCCATCAATTCTTCATGCGTGATGGGCTCTTGTGGCGCATGCTACCGGGACGGCGCGGTTAA